One Streptomyces hundungensis DNA segment encodes these proteins:
- a CDS encoding uracil-DNA glycosylase: MDEVGTQDREPPAEDRGFPSFQAARCGGIGELDGRLTGCRACPRLVAWREEVAATKRAAFRDWEYWGRPVPGFGPHDAPLVVVGLAPAAHGGNRTGRMFTGDASGDFLFAALHAVGLASQPTATAPDDGLELYGVRVTSPVHCAPPENKPTPAERDTCRPWLAAEIGLLNPRAIVVLGAFGWQTLLPVLADAGWQLPRPRPRFGHKTVVTLRRAEPDAARPAAGGARGEGPGRDVADELHVIGCYHPSQRNTFTGRLTPPMLVDLLHQAADLAGLDAHPSPAPDFGTDRH, encoded by the coding sequence ATGGACGAGGTCGGCACCCAGGACAGGGAACCCCCCGCCGAGGATCGGGGCTTTCCCTCGTTTCAGGCGGCGCGGTGCGGTGGGATCGGCGAGTTGGACGGTCGGCTCACCGGGTGCCGGGCCTGTCCTCGGCTGGTGGCCTGGCGCGAGGAGGTCGCGGCGACGAAGCGGGCCGCCTTCCGGGACTGGGAGTACTGGGGCAGGCCGGTGCCGGGGTTCGGCCCGCACGACGCGCCGCTGGTCGTGGTCGGGCTCGCTCCGGCCGCGCACGGCGGCAACCGGACGGGCCGGATGTTCACCGGTGACGCCTCGGGGGACTTTCTCTTCGCGGCCCTGCACGCCGTGGGCCTCGCCTCTCAGCCCACGGCCACCGCGCCCGACGACGGCCTGGAGCTGTACGGGGTCAGGGTGACCTCCCCCGTGCACTGCGCTCCCCCCGAGAACAAGCCGACCCCCGCCGAGCGGGACACGTGCCGGCCGTGGCTGGCGGCCGAGATCGGGCTGCTGAACCCTCGGGCCATCGTCGTCCTGGGGGCCTTCGGCTGGCAGACGCTCCTACCGGTCCTCGCCGACGCGGGCTGGCAACTGCCGCGCCCCCGGCCCCGGTTCGGCCACAAGACCGTGGTGACGCTGCGCCGCGCCGAGCCCGACGCGGCGCGTCCGGCGGCAGGCGGCGCCCGGGGTGAGGGCCCCGGCCGGGACGTGGCCGACGAGCTCCATGTGATCGGCTGCTACCACCCCAGCCAGCGCAACACCTTCACCGGCCGCCTCACCCCTCCCATGCTCGTGGACCTCCTCCACCAGGCCGCGGACCTGGCCGGCTTGGACGCCCACCCCTCCCCCGCGCCGGACTTCGGCACGGATCGGCACTGA
- a CDS encoding potassium-transporting ATPase subunit C, translating into MNNSVTNTARLLGAGLRALLVLTLVCGVIYPLLVTGIAQVAFADKANGSEVKSDGRVVGSALIGQTYNLPKKNPADPEETPAPDLRWFQPRPSHGLGTNTLNTGHQLLVSGATNLAADNEKLIAQVEQAKEAVVRDNSTPGHPVTPADVPADAVTSSGSGLDPDISPAYAKLQARRVAEKNHLDVRQVETLVTENTHPRILGFLGEPGVNVLKLNVALGALVRG; encoded by the coding sequence ATGAACAACTCAGTGACGAACACGGCCCGGTTGCTCGGCGCGGGCCTGCGCGCCCTGCTGGTCCTGACCCTGGTGTGCGGGGTGATCTACCCGCTGCTTGTCACCGGGATCGCCCAGGTGGCCTTCGCCGACAAGGCCAATGGCTCCGAGGTCAAGTCCGATGGCAGAGTGGTGGGTTCGGCCCTGATCGGCCAGACGTACAACCTTCCGAAGAAGAACCCGGCCGACCCCGAGGAGACCCCGGCGCCGGACCTGAGGTGGTTCCAGCCCCGCCCCTCGCACGGGCTCGGCACGAACACCCTCAACACCGGCCACCAGCTCCTGGTGTCCGGCGCGACCAACCTGGCCGCCGACAACGAGAAGCTGATCGCTCAGGTCGAGCAGGCCAAGGAGGCGGTGGTGAGGGACAATTCGACCCCCGGCCACCCGGTGACCCCGGCCGACGTCCCCGCCGACGCGGTCACCTCCTCCGGCTCGGGTCTGGACCCCGACATCTCCCCGGCGTACGCGAAACTCCAGGCCCGCCGCGTCGCCGAGAAGAACCACCTGGACGTGCGACAGGTGGAAACCCTGGTCACCGAGAACACCCACCCGCGCATCCTCGGCTTCCTGGGCGAGCCGGGGGTGAACGTCCTCAAGCTGAATGTGGCGCTGGGGGCGCTCGTGCGGGGGTGA
- a CDS encoding ATP-binding protein gives MSLRLVGITGQQARKTNVDALATAVDTLLEDPEASTEVEVTTQEEAARAVRLLDQGLRSGRGVHRKVVEGALQGAGTLSTDPLQVLSEFVQNSDDAGAGQLRIVLRSGEILIAHDGAGLRLDDVLPLGMPWLSGKTADAEATGRFGIGLATLRALTTVWEVHCHPFHVRFSGANLEPVAPPALPEEISGPEWTVFRIPLAVGKLTAPQLLEWFNGWNDASLLFLRHVRRLEVQAGEHSTVLALSWDEVTRRRFLIDGAAYPVSVQHARTTDGAVWRVYTAQVTPRSDWKRSHKALGSSMPVSVALPLERGASGSVHVGLPVAPLDVAARVHTQFDPVANREGFASNRLNAQLVPVITDLWAAGVRDVLGRVDASAWHLIPLPAPTGSAPSNHLQDRIHAEMLTRARHSLAAELTLPVADGGSCPLADLAVEEDALSGVLDGPEVARLSKTPHALPAAVRDRGGRWREVLADWRAEGDVPLPAEVRVTDALGLFSDPGWQDIARLVRLAAVALETGHERVLADRPCLVTADGRRLRPDPSENAFADTSGEATGPLDVLGVVVDLHPAYAEDSIWAKTVTSWLGRQDCLVRRDDSTAVLKIVSRLGRAGRTLADSDEVTEAARLVALQRALGETPKKLRDRLGPGIGQAVLLSGFAYDSAGTKRPQRVKPGAAYLPQALETADGDRFEVAARKTLGLVWVRRSYAKSLLSAAQAGGLSRTAFLRLLGVADAPRLTPVCQVNSRADTKSYPGDARLGLAQECRWAVADRRMEMSDAGADHTLDDLTSADLFAVVRNIAAEKDVDERRRRTAALLRTLAVPLTSSDQAMVAMAKGHYKWNVTGETAAIWVWHLRKTSWLEDSRGRLRPPTKLTLRTPDTEALYGPEDPGYLHPAIHQALITRTEVLTALGVCGDPDVPQLMERLRELRSRGADVADQADAGVPDSLRAEALLVYQSLVRRLTHRSTDAPQAAVERQVRSEFLHQDLVLTDQGWMRSGQCFQGPAILRGFRPFALTGADVAPLWQVLGIPEPGLDDLIDILKDISGTGTAPDAEREWVMLEALRRLRDMISSDRAPLSPGLQSRLRNLPLWTTAGWVKGRGRMAFAVADSRVERLLTDRLPLWRPGGNVQQFAALFGSLHVTPLDVAGAQVTYEGRGVDDAGIPALDQPFDTSLTEDFRRGVAALQDLLVRNEPEMAEAFTGWAWLAGLDVRLLPGLRIRLEPGDVYEPVELPVDAQIDRGRNTLFLNSPMALTTKAGAGAAIAVHFAAERSRVGHSWRDVWEEHLVETAAGAALTSAGHREREERQRLAEQLSRRSQLPPVVPMAHGKTTARRGTSTGSAIPASPIVTVPPPRDEAGRQADPQNAFVARPLVDAAAFDALPGKVTHTGTPSAPDTTHTTPAPRTTGPSSRPHGTPLPQPRPGGAPPRSRPVPLEYTDHEKEELVIHALRRVLRERGIELYDQRGASGVGADLDDSTGRFYEIKAHGNDVPGELTLTRSEFVRAWSEGENYTLVIASHLKDGAGNPTLRLVNDPVHRFEVEPTSDVRLKGVRDMSVESTVYEWPSRE, from the coding sequence TTGAGCCTCAGGCTTGTCGGTATCACTGGGCAGCAGGCGAGGAAGACGAACGTGGATGCTCTCGCAACGGCGGTAGACACACTTCTGGAAGATCCGGAGGCATCCACAGAAGTGGAGGTGACGACGCAAGAAGAGGCGGCCCGCGCCGTCCGACTCCTCGATCAGGGGTTGCGTAGTGGCCGTGGGGTGCATCGCAAGGTGGTCGAGGGCGCGCTACAAGGCGCCGGGACCCTCTCGACCGACCCGCTTCAAGTCCTCTCCGAGTTCGTCCAGAACTCCGACGACGCGGGAGCCGGACAACTGCGCATCGTTCTGCGGTCCGGCGAGATTCTGATCGCCCACGATGGAGCCGGCCTGCGACTGGACGATGTCCTGCCACTCGGTATGCCTTGGCTCAGCGGCAAGACGGCCGACGCCGAAGCAACCGGCCGGTTCGGCATCGGCCTAGCGACGCTGAGAGCTCTCACCACCGTATGGGAAGTGCACTGCCACCCGTTCCACGTGCGGTTCTCCGGCGCCAATCTGGAACCCGTGGCACCGCCGGCACTCCCCGAGGAAATTTCCGGACCCGAGTGGACCGTCTTCCGCATCCCGCTCGCCGTCGGCAAACTGACCGCGCCCCAGCTCCTTGAATGGTTCAACGGCTGGAACGACGCCTCCCTGCTCTTTCTGCGTCACGTGCGCCGCCTCGAAGTGCAGGCAGGTGAGCACAGCACCGTACTGGCCCTGTCGTGGGACGAGGTGACACGGCGTCGGTTTCTGATCGACGGCGCCGCTTACCCGGTAAGCGTGCAGCACGCCCGGACGACCGACGGAGCGGTCTGGCGGGTGTACACGGCGCAAGTAACACCTCGCTCCGACTGGAAACGGAGCCACAAGGCGCTGGGCTCGAGCATGCCCGTAAGCGTCGCGCTCCCCTTGGAGCGTGGAGCGAGCGGCAGTGTCCATGTCGGCCTGCCCGTCGCTCCTCTGGACGTGGCAGCTCGCGTTCACACCCAGTTCGACCCCGTTGCCAACCGCGAGGGTTTCGCCAGCAACCGTCTCAATGCGCAACTCGTCCCCGTGATCACCGATCTGTGGGCAGCCGGGGTGCGTGACGTCCTGGGGCGGGTGGATGCCTCCGCGTGGCATCTGATTCCGCTGCCCGCGCCCACGGGTTCCGCTCCGTCGAACCACCTCCAGGACCGGATCCATGCCGAGATGCTCACCCGCGCACGGCACTCACTGGCCGCCGAACTGACTCTGCCGGTCGCCGACGGCGGCTCCTGTCCCCTGGCCGACCTCGCGGTGGAGGAGGATGCACTGTCGGGGGTACTGGACGGCCCCGAGGTTGCCCGGCTGAGCAAAACCCCCCACGCGCTGCCCGCAGCCGTCCGCGACAGGGGCGGTCGCTGGCGTGAGGTCCTCGCGGACTGGCGAGCGGAGGGAGATGTACCCCTGCCTGCGGAGGTGCGGGTCACGGACGCGCTCGGACTGTTTTCCGACCCCGGATGGCAGGACATCGCGCGGCTCGTACGGCTTGCCGCAGTCGCGCTCGAAACGGGCCACGAACGCGTACTGGCGGATCGGCCGTGTCTGGTCACCGCCGACGGACGTCGACTGCGGCCGGACCCGTCGGAGAACGCGTTCGCCGACACCTCCGGCGAGGCCACCGGCCCCCTGGATGTGCTGGGCGTCGTTGTGGACCTCCATCCCGCGTATGCCGAGGACAGTATCTGGGCGAAGACCGTCACCTCCTGGCTGGGCAGGCAGGACTGCCTGGTGCGGCGTGACGACTCGACAGCCGTACTGAAGATCGTCTCCCGGCTCGGAAGAGCCGGCCGGACACTTGCCGACAGCGACGAAGTAACGGAAGCCGCACGGCTCGTGGCCCTACAGCGGGCACTCGGTGAGACACCCAAGAAGCTTCGCGACCGACTCGGCCCGGGCATCGGGCAGGCCGTCCTCCTCAGCGGCTTCGCCTACGACAGCGCGGGAACCAAACGGCCCCAGCGCGTGAAGCCCGGCGCTGCCTACCTCCCCCAGGCGCTGGAGACCGCGGACGGAGACCGGTTCGAGGTCGCGGCACGCAAGACGCTCGGTCTTGTCTGGGTGCGACGCTCCTACGCGAAATCGCTGCTCTCCGCCGCCCAGGCGGGCGGTCTGAGCAGAACGGCCTTCCTGAGGTTGCTGGGCGTGGCAGACGCCCCCCGTCTCACTCCGGTGTGCCAGGTCAATTCTCGCGCCGACACCAAGAGTTACCCCGGCGATGCCCGGCTCGGCCTCGCCCAGGAATGCAGATGGGCCGTCGCCGACAGGCGGATGGAGATGAGCGACGCGGGAGCCGACCACACCCTTGACGATCTGACCAGCGCCGACCTCTTCGCCGTCGTCAGAAACATCGCGGCCGAGAAGGACGTGGACGAAAGACGACGTCGCACAGCCGCCCTGCTGCGCACGCTCGCCGTGCCGCTGACCAGTTCGGACCAGGCCATGGTCGCCATGGCCAAGGGCCACTACAAATGGAACGTCACGGGTGAGACGGCGGCCATCTGGGTGTGGCACCTGCGGAAGACGTCCTGGCTGGAAGACAGCCGGGGTCGGCTGCGACCACCGACCAAACTCACCCTGCGGACACCTGACACGGAAGCTCTCTACGGACCGGAGGATCCCGGATACCTGCACCCGGCGATCCACCAAGCCCTGATCACCCGCACAGAGGTCCTCACCGCTCTCGGCGTCTGCGGCGACCCCGACGTACCTCAGTTGATGGAGCGGCTGCGTGAGCTCCGGAGCCGGGGAGCCGATGTCGCCGATCAGGCGGATGCCGGGGTGCCGGACAGCCTGAGGGCGGAGGCGCTGCTGGTCTACCAGTCTCTGGTTCGGCGTCTGACTCACCGTTCGACCGATGCACCGCAGGCCGCGGTGGAGCGGCAGGTACGGAGTGAGTTCCTCCACCAGGACCTCGTCCTGACCGACCAGGGTTGGATGCGGTCCGGTCAGTGCTTCCAAGGTCCGGCGATCCTTCGCGGGTTCCGTCCCTTTGCCCTGACCGGCGCGGATGTCGCTCCGCTTTGGCAGGTCCTGGGCATCCCCGAACCCGGGCTCGACGACCTCATCGACATTCTGAAGGACATCTCCGGCACCGGTACCGCTCCTGACGCCGAGCGCGAGTGGGTCATGCTCGAGGCTCTGCGCCGACTGCGGGACATGATTTCGTCCGACCGGGCGCCCCTGTCACCAGGACTCCAGAGCAGGCTGCGGAATCTGCCGCTGTGGACCACGGCCGGCTGGGTCAAAGGCAGGGGGCGAATGGCGTTCGCCGTGGCCGACTCCCGGGTCGAGCGGCTCTTGACGGACCGCCTGCCCCTGTGGAGGCCGGGAGGGAATGTGCAACAGTTCGCGGCACTGTTCGGATCGCTTCACGTCACACCTCTGGATGTCGCGGGTGCCCAAGTCACGTACGAGGGCCGCGGCGTCGATGACGCCGGTATCCCGGCATTGGACCAGCCCTTCGACACGAGCCTCACGGAGGATTTCAGGCGGGGCGTCGCCGCGCTTCAGGACCTTCTGGTGCGCAACGAGCCCGAGATGGCGGAGGCTTTCACCGGCTGGGCCTGGCTGGCGGGCCTGGACGTCCGGCTACTCCCCGGGCTGCGGATCCGCCTCGAACCAGGCGACGTCTACGAGCCCGTCGAGCTGCCCGTCGACGCCCAGATCGACCGCGGCCGCAACACCTTGTTCCTCAACTCGCCTATGGCTCTGACCACCAAAGCAGGCGCGGGTGCGGCCATCGCCGTCCACTTCGCCGCGGAACGGTCGCGCGTAGGTCACAGCTGGCGAGACGTGTGGGAGGAACATCTGGTGGAAACCGCGGCAGGGGCCGCGCTCACATCAGCAGGGCATCGGGAACGCGAGGAACGGCAGCGGCTCGCCGAACAACTAAGCCGGCGTTCCCAGTTGCCCCCCGTCGTTCCGATGGCACACGGGAAGACGACTGCTCGGCGAGGCACGAGCACCGGCTCGGCCATTCCTGCGAGCCCGATCGTCACCGTCCCACCACCCCGCGATGAAGCCGGACGACAGGCCGACCCACAGAACGCATTCGTGGCGCGCCCCCTTGTGGACGCCGCAGCTTTCGACGCGCTGCCCGGCAAGGTGACCCACACCGGAACTCCGTCTGCACCGGACACCACTCACACCACTCCTGCCCCCCGAACCACAGGACCCTCGTCACGCCCACATGGGACCCCACTCCCCCAGCCGAGGCCCGGAGGGGCCCCGCCTCGCAGCCGGCCCGTACCGCTCGAATACACAGACCACGAGAAGGAGGAGCTCGTCATCCACGCGCTCCGTCGGGTGCTGCGCGAGCGAGGCATCGAACTGTACGACCAGCGCGGGGCGTCGGGCGTGGGCGCGGACCTCGATGACTCGACCGGGCGCTTTTACGAGATCAAGGCTCACGGGAATGATGTACCGGGCGAACTGACGCTGACACGCTCGGAGTTCGTACGGGCGTGGTCCGAAGGCGAGAACTACACGCTCGTGATCGCCTCTCATTTGAAGGATGGCGCAGGGAACCCGACCCTTCGCCTGGTGAATGACCCCGTGCACCGCTTCGAGGTCGAACCGACATCGGATGTCCGCCTCAAGGGTGTGCGAGACATGTCCGTGGAGTCGACTGTGTACGAGTGGCCCAGCAGGGAGTAG
- the kdpB gene encoding potassium-transporting ATPase subunit KdpB: MSIATPTRAPHSDVPGGPGPGAGRVGAGLFDPKQLLTSFPDAVRKLDPRVMVKSPVMFVVEIGSVLTTVLALKNPGDWFGWAIAGWLWLTTLFANLAEAVAEGRGKAQADTLRKAKTDTVARRLNGGREEEVPGAELGIGDLVVCEAGDVIPGDGDVVEGVASVDESAITGESAPVIRESGGDRSAVTGGTKVLSDRVVIKITTRPGETFIDRMINLVEGAARQKTPNEIALNILLASLTIVFLLAVVTLQPFALYAKAEQSMIVLTALLVCLIPTTIGALLSAIGIAGMDRLVQRNVLAMSGRAVEAAGDVSTLLLDKTGTITLGNRQASEFVPVGGAIRAEIADAAQLSSLADETPEGRSVVVLAKEAYGLRERHQGELAGAQWVAFTAQTRMSGVDVDGRKVRKGAAGSVLAWVTERGGRVAPDAQAVTDRISQAGGTPLLVAVEDADGARVLGVIHLKDVVKEGMRERFDELRRMGIRTVMITGDNPLTAKAIAEEAGVDDFLAEATPEDKMALIKREQAGGKLVAMTGDGTNDAPALAQADVGVAMNTGTSAAKEAGNMVDLDSNPTKLIEIVEIGKQLLITRGALTTFSIANDVAKYFAIIPAMFAVVYPGLDKLNIMGLHSPETAILSAVVFNALVIIALVPLALKGVRYRPTSADRLLRRNLGIYGLGGLVTPFLGIKAIDLLISLIPGLR, from the coding sequence ATGTCCATCGCCACACCCACCCGCGCCCCCCACTCCGACGTACCCGGAGGGCCAGGGCCCGGAGCCGGCCGGGTCGGGGCCGGCCTGTTCGACCCGAAGCAGTTGCTCACGTCGTTCCCCGACGCGGTCCGCAAGCTCGACCCGCGCGTCATGGTCAAGTCCCCGGTCATGTTCGTGGTGGAGATCGGGTCGGTGCTCACCACCGTGCTCGCCCTCAAGAATCCGGGGGACTGGTTCGGCTGGGCGATCGCCGGGTGGCTGTGGCTCACGACGCTCTTCGCCAACCTGGCGGAGGCCGTCGCCGAGGGCCGCGGCAAGGCGCAGGCGGACACCCTGCGCAAGGCCAAGACCGACACCGTCGCCCGCCGTCTGAACGGCGGTCGCGAGGAGGAGGTCCCCGGCGCGGAGCTCGGGATCGGTGACCTGGTCGTCTGCGAAGCGGGTGACGTCATCCCGGGCGACGGCGACGTGGTCGAGGGCGTGGCCTCCGTCGACGAGTCGGCGATCACCGGTGAATCGGCCCCGGTCATCCGGGAGTCGGGCGGTGACCGCAGTGCGGTGACGGGCGGCACCAAGGTGCTCTCCGACCGTGTCGTCATCAAGATCACGACCAGGCCGGGGGAGACGTTCATCGACCGGATGATCAATCTGGTCGAGGGCGCGGCCCGGCAGAAGACCCCGAACGAGATCGCCCTCAACATCCTCCTGGCGTCCCTCACCATCGTCTTCCTGCTCGCGGTCGTCACCCTCCAGCCCTTCGCCCTGTACGCGAAGGCCGAGCAGTCCATGATCGTGCTGACCGCGCTGCTGGTCTGTCTGATCCCGACCACCATCGGCGCCCTGCTCTCGGCGATCGGCATCGCGGGCATGGACCGCCTGGTCCAGCGCAACGTCCTGGCGATGTCCGGCAGGGCGGTCGAGGCGGCGGGCGACGTCTCGACGCTGCTCCTCGACAAGACCGGCACCATCACCCTGGGCAACCGCCAGGCCTCGGAGTTCGTGCCGGTCGGCGGCGCCATCCGGGCCGAGATCGCGGACGCGGCCCAGCTCTCCTCGCTCGCCGACGAGACACCCGAGGGCCGCTCCGTCGTGGTGCTAGCCAAGGAGGCGTACGGGCTGCGCGAGCGCCATCAGGGCGAGCTGGCCGGGGCACAGTGGGTGGCCTTCACCGCCCAGACCCGGATGTCCGGCGTGGACGTGGACGGCCGCAAGGTCCGCAAGGGCGCGGCCGGTTCGGTCCTCGCCTGGGTGACGGAGCGGGGCGGACGGGTCGCACCGGACGCCCAGGCGGTCACCGACCGGATTTCCCAGGCCGGCGGCACACCGCTGCTCGTGGCGGTGGAGGACGCGGACGGCGCGCGGGTGCTCGGCGTCATCCACCTCAAGGACGTCGTCAAGGAGGGGATGCGGGAGCGGTTCGACGAGCTGCGCCGCATGGGCATCCGAACGGTCATGATCACCGGCGACAACCCGCTGACCGCGAAGGCGATCGCCGAGGAGGCGGGCGTGGACGACTTCCTCGCGGAGGCCACGCCCGAGGACAAGATGGCGCTCATCAAGCGGGAGCAGGCCGGCGGCAAGCTGGTCGCGATGACCGGCGACGGCACCAACGACGCCCCGGCGCTGGCCCAGGCGGACGTCGGGGTGGCGATGAACACCGGTACGTCGGCCGCGAAGGAGGCCGGCAACATGGTCGACCTCGACTCCAACCCGACGAAACTCATCGAGATCGTCGAGATCGGCAAGCAACTCCTCATCACCCGGGGGGCGTTGACGACCTTCTCCATCGCCAATGACGTGGCCAAGTACTTCGCGATCATCCCCGCGATGTTCGCGGTGGTCTACCCGGGCCTGGACAAGCTCAACATCATGGGCCTGCACAGCCCCGAGACGGCCATCCTCTCGGCGGTCGTCTTCAACGCGCTGGTGATCATCGCCCTGGTGCCGCTGGCCCTCAAGGGCGTACGGTACCGGCCGACCAGTGCCGACCGGCTGCTCCGCCGCAACCTCGGGATCTACGGGCTCGGCGGCCTGGTCACCCCCTTCCTCGGCATCAAGGCCATCGACCTCCTCATCTCCCTCATCCCCGGCCTGCGTTGA
- a CDS encoding magnesium and cobalt transport protein CorA — protein sequence MSTGDGPDGTPPKDTRVTSIVQSALYRDGRHTASPGSLAETFRRLREAPDGMAWIGLQRPSEAELHSLAAEFDLHELAVEDALEAHQRPKLERYGDTLFVVLRAARYLDAPEEVDFGELHVFVGRDFVITVRHGAAPDLSAVRRRMEEDPDLLALGPEAVLYAILDAVVDGYAPVVAGVQNDIDEIETEVFRGDPEVSRRIYELSREMVEFQRATRPLVGMLHALMAGFAKYGTDEELQRYLRDVADHVTHISERVDGFRQALTEILTVNATLVTQQQNAEMRALAEAGFEQNEEIKKISSWAAILFAPTLVGTIYGMNFERMPELGWALGYPFAILLMAGVCVSLYFIFKRRDWL from the coding sequence ATGTCGACAGGGGACGGCCCCGACGGCACGCCGCCCAAAGACACAAGGGTCACCAGCATCGTGCAGTCGGCCCTGTACCGCGACGGGCGCCACACCGCCTCCCCCGGCTCCCTCGCGGAGACGTTCCGCCGCCTGCGCGAGGCCCCCGACGGCATGGCGTGGATCGGCCTGCAACGCCCGTCGGAGGCCGAACTCCACTCCCTGGCAGCCGAGTTCGACCTGCACGAGCTGGCGGTCGAGGACGCGCTGGAAGCCCATCAGCGCCCGAAGTTGGAACGCTACGGCGACACCCTTTTCGTCGTCCTGCGCGCGGCCCGCTACCTCGACGCCCCGGAGGAGGTGGACTTCGGCGAACTCCACGTCTTCGTGGGCCGGGACTTCGTGATCACCGTCCGCCATGGCGCCGCCCCCGACCTCTCGGCGGTCCGCCGCCGCATGGAGGAGGACCCGGACCTCCTCGCCCTGGGCCCCGAAGCGGTCCTGTACGCCATCCTCGACGCGGTGGTGGACGGGTACGCCCCGGTCGTGGCCGGCGTACAGAACGACATCGACGAAATCGAGACGGAGGTCTTCCGAGGCGACCCCGAGGTCTCGCGCCGCATCTACGAACTCTCCCGGGAAATGGTCGAGTTCCAACGCGCCACCCGCCCCCTGGTCGGCATGCTGCACGCCCTGATGGCGGGCTTCGCGAAGTACGGCACGGACGAGGAACTCCAGCGCTACCTCCGCGACGTCGCGGACCACGTGACCCACATCAGCGAACGCGTGGACGGCTTCCGCCAGGCCCTGACCGAAATCCTCACGGTCAACGCGACCCTGGTCACCCAACAACAGAACGCGGAAATGCGGGCGTTGGCAGAGGCGGGCTTCGAACAAAACGAGGAGATCAAGAAGATCTCCTCCTGGGCCGCCATCCTCTTCGCACCCACACTGGTGGGAACCATCTACGGCATGAACTTCGAGCGCATGCCCGAGCTGGGGTGGGCCCTCGGGTATCCGTTCGCGATCCTGCTGATGGCGGGGGTGTGTGTGAGTCTGTACTTCATCTTCAAGCGGCGGGACTGGCTGTAG